From the Solanum pennellii chromosome 4, SPENNV200 genome, one window contains:
- the LOC107015936 gene encoding tyrosine-protein phosphatase DSP3, with translation MCVILEKEGDDDGVMLVSPNNFSAVEDNCIYRSGLPQPSNFPFLKSLNLRSIIYLCPEPYPEENLKFLRINSIKLFQFGIDGTKEPSAMSSSAITEALKVITDVRNHPVLIHCKRGKHRTGCLVGCLRKLQNWCMSAVVEEYKHYAGTKWRETDLKFLEKYDVSRIRHCLESIIYRYYGSKKRRLQYREESLQKPQMTSVL, from the exons ATGTGTGTGATTTTGGAAAAGgagggtgatgatgatggtgtgATGTTGGTGTCGCCGAATAACTTTTCTGCTGTTGAAGATAACTGCATTTACAGATCTGGATTGCCTCAACCGTCTAATTTCCCCTTTCTTAAATCGCTTAATCTTCGATCCAtcat ATATTTGTGCCCTGAGCCTTATCCTGAAGAGAATTTGAAGTTTCTGAGAATTAACAGTATCAAGCTTTTTCAGTTTGGTATTGATGGCACTAAG GAGCCATCAGCTATGTCTAGCAGTGCTATAACAGAGGCTCTGAAAGTGATTACTG ATGTCAGGAATCACCCTGTTCTCATCCATTGCAAGCGCGGAAAG CACCGTACTGGTTGCCTCGTTGGGTGCCTGAGGAAATTGCAGAACTGGTGTATGTCTGCTGTGGTGGAGGAGTACAAGCATTATGCTGGCACAAAGTGGAGAGAAACAGATCTAAAATTTCTGGAGAAATATGACGTCTCACGCATTAGGCATTGTCTTGAGAGCATTATCTACAGGTACTATGGGTCGAAGAAGAGGCGTTTGCAGTACAGAGAAGAAAGTCTGCAGAAGCCCCAGATGACTTCAGTTCTATAG
- the LOC107015764 gene encoding protein METHYLENE BLUE SENSITIVITY 1, protein MTGKAKPKKHTAKELAAKIDAATTNRGGGKAGLADRSGIEKGGHAKLECPLCKVTAPDVKSMKIHHDAKHPKVAFDETKLNNLHATVVAESSNKPKPGIRGSLKK, encoded by the coding sequence ATGACAGGAAAAGCAAAGCCAAAGAAGCACACAGCGAAAGAATTAGCTGCAAAGATCGATGCAGCAACGACTAACAGGGGCGGCGGTAAGGCTGGGTTAGCCGACAGGTCTGGTATTGAAAAAGGTGGACATGCCAAGCTTGAATGTCCTCTTTGCAAAGTGACTGCACCTGATGTCAAGTCTATGAAGATCCATCATGATGCAAAACACCCAAAAGTTGCTTTTGATGAAACAAAACTGAACAATCTTCATGCTACTGTTGTTGCTGAATCAAGCAACAAGCCTAAACCTGGTATTCGTGGGAGTCTTAAGAAGTGA